A genome region from Acidobacteriota bacterium includes the following:
- the pgsA gene encoding CDP-diacylglycerol--glycerol-3-phosphate 3-phosphatidyltransferase: MNLPNGLTVTRIFLVPLLLVVLLTGKFKDRELWGFIVFLAASATDYFDGYLARKRLQVTTLGKLLDPVADKVLISAALVALVEWGVASAWMVILVIGRELAVTGLRSIASAQGVTIDASPLGKAKMWTQVLCVSCLILGQRDSAWLASAGQYLLWVVVILACASMVEYFHRFWGRIDGGGDSGPAVNG; this comes from the coding sequence ATGAACCTGCCGAACGGCCTCACGGTTACGCGAATTTTTCTGGTGCCCCTGCTTCTCGTCGTGCTGCTGACGGGGAAGTTCAAGGACCGGGAATTGTGGGGATTCATCGTGTTCCTCGCCGCGTCGGCGACCGACTATTTCGACGGCTATCTGGCGCGTAAACGGCTGCAGGTGACCACACTGGGCAAGCTCCTGGATCCGGTGGCGGACAAAGTGCTCATATCGGCGGCCCTGGTCGCGCTGGTGGAGTGGGGAGTTGCCTCCGCTTGGATGGTGATCCTGGTCATCGGCCGCGAGCTTGCCGTAACCGGACTCCGAAGCATCGCCTCGGCTCAAGGCGTCACCATCGACGCTTCCCCATTGGGAAAGGCCAAGATGTGGACCCAGGTGCTTTGCGTGAGCTGCCTGATTCTGGGACAACGGGATTCCGCCTGGCTGGCCAGCGCCGGACAATACCTGCTCTGGGTGGTGGTGATTCTGGCCTGCGCTTCCATGGTCGAGTACTTCCACAGGTTCTGGGGCCGAATCGACGGCGGCGGCGACTCCGGTCCGGCCGTGAACGGGTGA
- a CDS encoding DUF84 family protein has translation MRVAVGSTRPAKVNAVKQIWERLEDRLSRGIDDGVDFLCYDVPTDAPKIPTTSADLSWSALSRVDHLIMQLKREWSEADFYVGLEEGFNVIASSGARRQVVLESWVYVSDGLNGYFGHGNGISVPPQIADPVIDRGIELEIVIDRFCRARQLQSGQEGWMLLSQELLNRDQSYALALTAAFAPFYNAHVYG, from the coding sequence ATGAGAGTTGCCGTCGGGAGCACTCGGCCCGCCAAGGTGAATGCCGTAAAACAGATCTGGGAACGGCTTGAGGACAGATTGTCTCGCGGGATCGACGATGGCGTCGACTTTCTCTGCTACGACGTCCCCACCGACGCCCCAAAAATCCCCACGACCTCGGCAGACCTTTCCTGGAGCGCGCTGAGCCGCGTGGATCATCTCATCATGCAGTTGAAGCGGGAATGGAGCGAGGCCGACTTCTACGTCGGGCTGGAGGAAGGATTTAACGTGATCGCTTCCTCGGGGGCACGGCGGCAGGTCGTCCTGGAAAGTTGGGTCTACGTGTCCGACGGTCTCAACGGCTATTTCGGCCACGGCAACGGGATATCGGTTCCGCCTCAAATCGCCGATCCGGTGATCGATCGAGGCATCGAGCTGGAGATCGTCATCGACCGGTTTTGCCGGGCTCGGCAACTGCAATCCGGACAGGAAGGCTGGATGCTCCTGAGCCAGGAACTCCTGAACCGGGACCAGTCGTACGCCCTGGCTCTCACCGCGGCGTTCGCCCCCTTCTACAACGCCCACGTGTACGGGTAG
- the ispF gene encoding 2-C-methyl-D-erythritol 2,4-cyclodiphosphate synthase, which produces MTDGFRVGLGFDFHPFGQDRRLLLGGVRIPHPLGLRGHSDADALLHAVIDALLGAAGLRDIGTWFPDTDPAYRDSSSRVLLQKAYGRVRDKGFALVNLDITVLAEAPRIQPHVDAMKANLARLLSVETGRIGLKATTMEGCGPIGRGEGIAVQAVVLLVRSQREA; this is translated from the coding sequence ATGACGGATGGATTTCGTGTCGGCCTGGGATTCGATTTTCACCCCTTCGGCCAGGACCGGCGCCTCCTGCTGGGTGGGGTCCGGATCCCGCACCCCCTGGGGTTGCGCGGGCACTCGGACGCCGACGCTCTGCTCCATGCGGTGATCGACGCCCTCCTGGGGGCTGCCGGGCTCAGGGACATCGGGACCTGGTTCCCCGATACCGATCCGGCATACCGCGACAGCTCCAGCCGGGTGCTCTTGCAGAAGGCGTATGGGCGAGTCCGGGACAAGGGATTCGCCCTCGTCAACCTGGACATCACGGTGCTGGCGGAAGCCCCCCGGATCCAGCCCCACGTGGACGCCATGAAAGCCAATCTGGCGAGGCTGCTTTCGGTGGAGACGGGACGGATCGGTCTCAAGGCGACCACAATGGAGGGCTGCGGTCCGATCGGCCGGGGCGAGGGGATCGCCGTTCAGGCGGTCGTCCTGCTGGTCCGATCCCAACGGGAAGCGTGA
- the radA gene encoding DNA repair protein RadA yields MVPAPLKHLHVCSECGFQSPKWFGRCPSCGDWNALVEEKVSTSGKSRPAVPAHAYAEIQGRGLQRMNTGNPEVDRTLGGGIVPGSLILLGGEPGIGKSTLLLQVAESLSNRGRPVLYVAGEESVEQIRLRGDRLQVKGTRLYLLGETCLERILEQIESLRPSVVIVDSIQTVFSEATESIPGSVSQIRDCAAELLVFAKREGVPVLLIGHITKDGALAGPKALEHIVDVVLYFEGTRHRNEKIVRAVKNRFGPSNELGIFEMSSRGLRCVENPSRLFLSQRSERVSGSAVTCTMEGSRPVLVEVQALVSQSGFSAARRMTDGIDANRVALLLAMLEKRLGLDLLGSDVYINVAGGFSLTEPGVDLAIVAAIVSSLGNHPLPESTVVFGEVGLAGEIRAVSFPQNRVKEASMMGFRNLILPANSLPLSETVRGVSLRGVATVGQCLQAIALPGIGP; encoded by the coding sequence ATGGTCCCAGCCCCGCTCAAGCACTTGCACGTCTGCAGCGAGTGCGGATTCCAGAGTCCCAAGTGGTTCGGCCGTTGCCCCTCCTGCGGTGACTGGAACGCCCTGGTGGAGGAAAAGGTCTCCACTTCGGGCAAGTCCAGGCCGGCCGTGCCCGCGCACGCGTATGCGGAGATTCAGGGCCGCGGGCTGCAACGAATGAACACGGGCAACCCGGAGGTCGACCGGACCCTGGGCGGAGGAATCGTGCCCGGTTCCCTGATTCTTTTGGGAGGAGAGCCGGGTATCGGCAAGTCGACCCTCCTGCTTCAAGTGGCCGAGAGCCTCTCGAACCGGGGCCGTCCCGTCCTCTATGTGGCGGGGGAGGAGTCTGTCGAGCAGATTCGACTGCGCGGTGACCGATTGCAGGTCAAGGGAACGCGCCTCTACTTGCTGGGAGAGACCTGCCTGGAGCGAATCCTTGAGCAGATCGAGAGCCTCCGGCCGTCGGTGGTGATCGTGGACTCGATCCAGACCGTGTTCAGCGAGGCGACCGAATCCATCCCGGGAAGCGTCAGCCAGATACGGGACTGCGCCGCCGAGCTTCTGGTCTTCGCCAAGAGGGAAGGCGTTCCGGTCCTTCTCATCGGGCATATCACGAAAGACGGGGCCCTGGCCGGACCCAAGGCGCTGGAGCACATCGTGGACGTGGTGCTCTATTTCGAGGGGACTCGCCACCGGAACGAAAAGATCGTCCGGGCGGTCAAGAACCGATTCGGTCCGTCCAACGAATTGGGAATCTTCGAAATGTCCAGCCGGGGACTTCGCTGTGTCGAGAATCCTTCCCGGCTGTTCCTGTCCCAGCGCAGCGAGCGGGTTTCGGGATCCGCCGTCACCTGCACCATGGAAGGTTCGAGGCCGGTTCTCGTGGAAGTCCAGGCGCTGGTCAGCCAGAGTGGCTTCAGCGCCGCCAGGAGGATGACGGACGGAATCGATGCCAACCGGGTGGCATTGCTCCTGGCCATGCTGGAGAAGCGCCTGGGACTGGATCTTCTGGGCAGCGACGTCTACATCAACGTCGCCGGCGGATTCTCCCTGACCGAGCCGGGAGTGGACCTGGCCATCGTCGCGGCCATCGTGTCGAGCCTGGGAAACCACCCGCTTCCCGAATCGACGGTGGTCTTCGGAGAAGTCGGCCTCGCAGGCGAGATCCGGGCCGTCAGCTTCCCGCAGAATCGGGTCAAGGAAGCGTCGATGATGGGCTTTCGAAACCTGATCCTGCCCGCCAACAGCCTGCCTCTGAGTGAGACGGTTCGCGGGGTCTCCCTGCGGGGCGTGGCCACGGTCGGCCAGTGCCTCCAGGCGATCGCTCTCCCGGGAATCGGGCCTTGA
- a CDS encoding inositol monophosphatase family protein translates to MGTSEILPVAREAALEGGRILLKYLDSGVEVSAKGPRNLVTEADLAAETAIIDIIRRHFPHDSILAEESGVHGAGERQWVVDPLDGTTNYSHRYPFFSVSVAYRVEGRIQAGIVYDPVAEELFSATVGGGAQLNGKSIRVSEQADLRNGFLATGFSYDYREMETNLKLFTRVSRKVQAVRRDGSAALDLCYVACGRFDGYWELSLSPWDMAAGWLVVEEAGGTVSNLNGSPFHLEERTVLASNGRIHQDLVEMLRPE, encoded by the coding sequence ATGGGAACGAGTGAGATCCTGCCGGTGGCCAGGGAAGCCGCACTGGAGGGTGGCCGGATCCTGCTGAAATACCTGGACTCCGGAGTGGAGGTATCCGCCAAGGGACCCAGAAACCTGGTGACGGAAGCCGATCTCGCCGCCGAGACCGCCATCATCGACATCATCCGGCGCCACTTCCCCCACGATTCCATTCTGGCGGAGGAATCAGGCGTTCATGGAGCGGGCGAGCGGCAATGGGTGGTCGATCCGTTGGACGGCACCACCAACTATTCGCACCGCTACCCCTTCTTCAGCGTTTCCGTGGCCTATCGGGTCGAAGGCCGGATCCAGGCGGGAATCGTCTACGATCCGGTGGCGGAAGAGCTCTTTTCGGCGACGGTGGGCGGCGGTGCGCAACTCAACGGCAAGTCTATCCGCGTGTCCGAACAAGCCGATTTGCGAAACGGCTTTCTCGCCACCGGATTCTCCTACGATTACCGGGAGATGGAGACGAACCTGAAACTGTTCACGCGAGTGTCCCGCAAGGTCCAGGCGGTGCGCCGGGATGGATCGGCGGCACTCGACCTCTGCTACGTCGCCTGTGGGCGTTTCGACGGCTACTGGGAGTTGAGCTTGAGTCCCTGGGACATGGCGGCCGGCTGGTTGGTGGTGGAGGAGGCCGGAGGAACGGTCAGCAATCTGAACGGTTCACCGTTCCATTTGGAGGAAAGAACGGTGCTGGCCAGCAATGGCCGGATCCACCAGGATCTGGTCGAAATGCTGCGGCCCGAATGA
- a CDS encoding sodium/proline symporter: MILSFVLYLVVLLGLGLYASRFIKSLKGFLLADRSMGPFVTALSAEASAMSGWLLIAIPARAFTYGLAAIWVGLACVMGDAVSWLSVSKRLRRQTERLRALTLPEYFEKRFAKEGGYAVQLVATLGIMVFMLIYLWAQFVAAGKAMSAILDYVDYPEATLLAAIIIIVYTLLGGFRAVAWTDFLQGFMMLLALTMLPLICLAKVGGWNALMGHLSQVSSEMPGTASSNLDHWFAGLTGLVLFTFLFEDAGVGVGYVGQPHISARYMAVRKVAHLKTAFMVSVCWNLLAVSGAVLLGLTAHYWYRFAAAETVQSRLDSALIFNVEQVLPMMARQVLDPWVAGILVSATLAAIMSSADSFLLSAASSMTRDVYQRIFRQQASERELLKISRVVTIGLGTGALTLALSTDPWDPEATVYQLVLYAWGGLSACFTAPLVMALFYRKMTRAGCLAGILIGAGTSLVWRNIEALSSVAYELIPSVIVSGCTIWVVSRLTWNGDPK, translated from the coding sequence ATGATCCTCTCCTTCGTCCTCTATCTGGTGGTCCTCTTGGGGCTGGGCCTCTATGCGTCCCGTTTCATCAAGAGCCTGAAGGGGTTCCTGCTGGCCGACCGCTCCATGGGGCCGTTCGTCACCGCACTGTCTGCCGAAGCCTCCGCCATGAGCGGTTGGCTGCTGATCGCAATCCCCGCTCGCGCGTTCACCTACGGACTCGCCGCCATCTGGGTGGGATTGGCCTGTGTCATGGGGGACGCGGTGAGTTGGCTGTCGGTCTCCAAGCGGTTGCGGCGGCAGACGGAGCGGCTGCGGGCCCTGACCTTGCCCGAGTACTTTGAAAAGAGGTTCGCCAAGGAAGGAGGGTACGCCGTTCAACTGGTAGCCACCCTGGGAATCATGGTCTTCATGCTCATCTACCTCTGGGCCCAATTCGTGGCCGCGGGCAAGGCCATGTCGGCCATTCTGGACTACGTCGATTACCCGGAAGCCACGCTGCTGGCTGCCATCATCATCATCGTGTACACGCTGCTGGGAGGATTCCGGGCCGTTGCCTGGACCGACTTCCTTCAAGGATTCATGATGCTGCTGGCCCTCACCATGCTGCCCCTGATCTGCCTGGCGAAAGTGGGCGGCTGGAATGCGCTCATGGGGCACCTTTCCCAGGTCTCCTCCGAGATGCCCGGAACCGCCAGTTCCAACCTGGATCACTGGTTCGCGGGGCTGACGGGGCTGGTGCTGTTCACCTTTCTCTTCGAGGACGCCGGAGTGGGGGTCGGCTATGTGGGTCAGCCTCACATCAGCGCCCGCTACATGGCGGTGCGGAAGGTCGCCCACCTGAAGACGGCTTTCATGGTGTCCGTCTGCTGGAACCTGCTGGCCGTTTCGGGAGCCGTGCTTCTGGGGCTGACCGCCCACTATTGGTATCGATTCGCCGCCGCAGAGACGGTGCAGTCCCGCCTGGATTCCGCCCTGATCTTCAACGTGGAGCAGGTTCTGCCCATGATGGCTCGCCAGGTTCTGGATCCCTGGGTCGCCGGAATCCTGGTCTCGGCCACGCTGGCCGCCATCATGTCCTCGGCCGACAGCTTCCTGCTTTCCGCCGCCAGCTCCATGACCCGGGACGTCTACCAGCGCATCTTCCGGCAACAGGCATCGGAACGGGAACTGCTCAAGATATCGAGAGTGGTGACCATCGGACTGGGAACGGGCGCTCTGACACTGGCTCTCTCCACCGATCCCTGGGATCCGGAGGCCACCGTCTATCAGCTCGTCCTGTACGCCTGGGGTGGACTCTCCGCTTGCTTCACCGCGCCCCTGGTCATGGCCCTCTTCTATCGGAAAATGACGCGAGCCGGGTGTCTGGCGGGCATTCTGATCGGCGCCGGGACCAGCTTGGTCTGGCGCAACATCGAGGCCCTTTCCTCCGTCGCCTACGAATTGATCCCCTCGGTGATCGTCTCAGGCTGCACCATTTGGGTCGTCTCACGACTGACCTGGAACGGTGACCCCAAGTAG
- the thrB gene encoding homoserine kinase, producing the protein MSWDPFQVRVPASTSNLGPGFDTLSAALSLYLTIGVEPIEGVGVEWPPDWSLPLEENVLDRSLRTAFSNLGAGLPGIRLSIGNPIPLTRGLGSSGAAIIAGIKIAEQITGERFSDGDALRIAFPLEGHPDNLAASLLGGWVLSWTSGSRVHSLRLRSALRCRFVVAVPDQAISTPEARAILPRSYDLATAVFNIQRASLLVHALHTGEARLLREATLDRIHQSYRASLVPGLDEVLAGPPPESDWSASLLGTFISGSGSTVIALVADREAEVGAWMVRTLAAAGTRAQFRVLDLDTQGARVEKSG; encoded by the coding sequence ATGAGCTGGGATCCTTTCCAGGTCCGCGTTCCGGCCAGCACCAGCAATCTGGGACCCGGGTTCGATACTCTCTCGGCAGCCCTGAGCCTTTACCTGACCATCGGAGTGGAGCCCATCGAGGGAGTCGGAGTGGAGTGGCCTCCGGATTGGAGCCTGCCCCTTGAAGAAAACGTCCTGGACCGCTCCCTGAGGACCGCGTTCTCCAACTTGGGCGCCGGGCTGCCCGGGATTCGCCTCAGCATCGGCAACCCCATCCCCCTCACCCGCGGGCTGGGCAGCAGCGGCGCCGCCATCATCGCGGGAATCAAGATCGCGGAGCAGATCACGGGGGAACGCTTTTCCGACGGCGACGCCCTCCGGATCGCCTTTCCCCTGGAAGGCCATCCCGACAACCTGGCCGCCAGCCTGCTGGGCGGATGGGTCCTTTCCTGGACATCCGGTTCCCGGGTGCATTCCCTGCGATTGCGTTCCGCCCTGCGCTGCCGATTCGTCGTGGCCGTACCGGATCAGGCCATCTCCACACCCGAAGCCCGCGCCATCCTGCCCCGGTCCTACGATCTGGCCACCGCTGTGTTCAACATCCAGCGCGCCTCTCTGTTGGTGCATGCCCTTCACACCGGCGAGGCCCGCCTTCTGCGGGAAGCGACGTTGGATCGGATCCACCAGTCATACCGGGCGAGCCTCGTGCCGGGACTTGATGAGGTGCTGGCCGGACCTCCCCCGGAAAGCGACTGGAGCGCCTCGCTCCTGGGCACCTTCATCAGCGGTTCGGGCTCCACCGTGATCGCCCTGGTGGCCGACCGGGAAGCGGAGGTCGGCGCCTGGATGGTCCGCACTCTGGCGGCGGCAGGGACCCGCGCCCAGTTCCGGGTCTTGGACCTGGACACGCAGGGGGCCCGGGTCGAAAAATCGGGTTAG
- a CDS encoding 3D domain-containing protein has protein sequence MSRVGKIVLILSATLALGASAGIGLLTDPAAGGLLGSDRRDPAFPERFVGPRDSGYRVFVATAYCLKGVTRSGVRVKRGIVAADPSRIPLGSVIQVRAGSYSGIYRVLDTGSAIKGEIIDIYVPDYHEAKRFGRQRVQVRVLRHGWDREIPTKTLG, from the coding sequence ATGAGTCGAGTCGGGAAAATTGTCCTGATTTTGTCCGCCACACTGGCGCTTGGCGCCTCCGCCGGGATCGGTCTGCTGACGGATCCCGCGGCGGGAGGACTGCTGGGAAGTGACCGGCGGGACCCGGCTTTCCCGGAGCGGTTCGTGGGACCGCGTGATTCCGGATATCGCGTCTTTGTCGCCACCGCCTACTGCCTCAAGGGGGTGACCCGTTCCGGCGTCCGCGTCAAACGGGGCATCGTAGCCGCCGATCCATCCAGAATTCCGCTGGGATCGGTCATCCAGGTGAGGGCCGGCAGCTACAGCGGGATCTACAGGGTTCTGGACACCGGTTCCGCAATCAAGGGCGAAATCATCGACATCTACGTTCCCGACTACCATGAAGCCAAGCGTTTCGGCAGACAGCGGGTCCAGGTCCGTGTCCTGCGCCACGGCTGGGATCGGGAAATTCCCACGAAAACGCTGGGCTAG
- the uvrC gene encoding excinuclease ABC subunit UvrC: MNQEVLEARLGHLPDKCGVYLFRDAEQRILYIGKGKSLRHRVRSYFQSSRSWDQKTEVLKRQIRDLEFIVTDTEVEALILESNLVRKHKPKFNVNLKDDKSFLLVKLTVNEDFPRVLLTRRKLRDGALYFGPFLPASLARNTIKIINRHFLLRTCDMEIDGRLDRPCLEYYIKRCLGPCVAGLCSQSRYTAAVRDVILLLEGKNEELLRNLTRRMLAASEKQQYETAAFYRDRIRMVRELNEKQKMILSGPSDVDIFAYYREGPRLALQLFTMRNARIVGKREFYWEDLEYFHPARFLRDALQQYYLNSGFVPGEIYLPAEAEDQELIRSWLDKRRAEGQRRQVRILVPRRGHKHDLLLLVERNAKVAFERRFKVLRTARLKVLEELRILLDLEETPARIEAFDVSNIQGDETVASMVVCLDGRMERGEYRKYRIRTVSGPDDYSAMQEAVRRRYRRLLDEKQTLPQLILIDGGKGQLHSAYQALSELGVEDTPLISLAKREEHVFVKGREEAVILDRGSPLLHLIQEIRDEAHRFAVSYHRKRRSIRDFGSELDQIRGIGEKRKKRLLRNFGSVNRIRRATTEELVPFLGEKLAVRVKESLSGTR, encoded by the coding sequence ATGAACCAGGAGGTTCTGGAGGCCCGGCTCGGGCACCTTCCCGACAAGTGCGGCGTCTACCTGTTCCGGGATGCCGAGCAGCGCATCCTCTACATCGGCAAGGGCAAGAGCCTCAGGCACCGGGTGCGTTCCTACTTCCAATCCAGCCGCTCCTGGGACCAGAAGACGGAGGTCCTGAAGCGGCAGATCCGCGATCTCGAATTCATCGTCACCGACACCGAAGTGGAAGCTCTCATCCTGGAGAGCAACCTGGTCCGCAAACACAAGCCCAAGTTCAATGTGAACCTGAAGGACGACAAATCCTTCCTGCTGGTGAAGCTGACGGTGAACGAAGACTTTCCCCGGGTCCTGCTCACGCGGCGGAAGCTGCGAGACGGAGCCCTCTACTTCGGGCCATTCCTGCCGGCCTCTCTTGCCCGCAACACAATCAAGATCATCAATCGCCACTTCCTGCTCCGAACCTGCGACATGGAGATCGACGGCCGGCTGGACCGTCCCTGTCTCGAGTACTACATCAAACGTTGCCTGGGTCCCTGCGTGGCGGGCCTCTGCTCCCAGTCCCGGTACACCGCGGCGGTCAGGGACGTGATCCTTCTGCTGGAGGGAAAGAACGAAGAGCTGCTTCGGAACCTGACTCGCCGGATGCTCGCCGCCTCCGAGAAACAGCAGTACGAGACGGCGGCCTTCTACCGCGATCGCATCCGCATGGTCCGGGAGCTCAACGAGAAGCAAAAGATGATTCTGAGCGGGCCGTCCGATGTGGACATCTTCGCCTACTACCGGGAGGGGCCCCGTTTGGCCCTCCAACTCTTCACCATGCGGAACGCCAGAATCGTCGGGAAACGGGAATTCTATTGGGAGGACCTGGAGTATTTTCATCCCGCTCGTTTTCTCCGGGATGCTCTCCAGCAGTACTACCTGAACTCAGGCTTCGTTCCCGGGGAGATCTATCTTCCCGCCGAGGCGGAAGACCAGGAGCTGATTCGGAGCTGGCTCGACAAGAGGCGAGCCGAGGGACAACGGCGGCAGGTGCGCATCCTGGTGCCTCGGAGGGGGCACAAGCACGATCTCCTGCTGCTGGTCGAACGCAATGCCAAGGTGGCATTCGAGCGCCGTTTCAAAGTCTTGAGGACCGCCCGGTTGAAGGTCTTGGAGGAACTCCGGATTCTCCTGGACCTGGAGGAGACTCCCGCCCGCATCGAGGCCTTTGACGTCTCCAACATCCAGGGAGACGAGACGGTCGCTTCCATGGTGGTCTGCCTGGACGGGCGCATGGAGCGTGGAGAGTACCGGAAATACCGGATCAGGACCGTGTCCGGCCCCGACGACTATTCGGCCATGCAGGAAGCCGTCCGCCGGAGATACCGGCGTTTGCTGGACGAAAAACAGACCCTTCCCCAGTTGATCCTCATCGACGGCGGTAAGGGACAGCTGCACAGCGCATATCAGGCACTGTCGGAGCTGGGGGTCGAAGACACCCCGCTGATCAGCTTGGCGAAGCGGGAGGAGCACGTTTTCGTCAAGGGTCGGGAGGAGGCCGTCATCCTGGACCGGGGCTCACCCCTGTTGCATCTGATTCAGGAGATCCGGGACGAAGCGCATCGTTTCGCGGTCAGCTACCATCGCAAGCGCCGCTCGATTCGGGATTTCGGTTCCGAGCTGGACCAGATCCGCGGTATCGGCGAGAAACGGAAGAAACGGTTGTTGCGAAATTTCGGCAGCGTCAACCGGATCCGGCGGGCCACCACCGAAGAACTGGTCCCCTTCCTGGGAGAAAAGCTGGCCGTCCGCGTCAAGGAGAGCCTGTCCGGAACACGCTGA
- the ispD gene encoding 2-C-methyl-D-erythritol 4-phosphate cytidylyltransferase produces the protein MIGLILAAAGSGSRFGSPTPKQFLRMGGERLYRLALNPFLPFLDEAVILVPEDWIETVRRELSAGAVKGREWRVAAGGRHRQDTVSRGLQLLSPGVEIVLVHDAARPYVDARLISRVIRTVRRGKAAVPVLKIRDTVKEVVSGRVEGTLERERLGLAQTPQGFPAEILNEALRQAGRDHFYGTDESSLVERIGAEVQAVEGDPRNLKVTFEGDL, from the coding sequence TTGATCGGACTGATTCTGGCGGCTGCCGGCAGCGGCTCCCGATTCGGCTCCCCGACCCCGAAGCAGTTTTTGAGGATGGGGGGCGAGCGCCTGTACCGGCTGGCCTTGAACCCCTTCCTGCCTTTCCTGGACGAGGCGGTGATACTGGTGCCGGAAGACTGGATCGAGACGGTCCGGCGAGAGTTGTCGGCCGGCGCTGTCAAAGGCCGGGAGTGGCGCGTGGCCGCGGGTGGCCGCCACCGGCAGGACACCGTGTCCCGGGGTCTCCAACTGCTCTCTCCCGGCGTGGAGATCGTCCTGGTCCACGATGCGGCCCGGCCCTACGTCGATGCCCGGCTGATATCCCGGGTGATCCGGACGGTGCGCCGGGGGAAGGCCGCGGTTCCGGTCCTGAAGATTCGGGACACGGTGAAGGAGGTGGTTTCGGGGCGGGTGGAGGGAACCCTGGAGCGTGAGCGCCTGGGTCTCGCCCAGACGCCGCAGGGATTTCCGGCCGAAATCCTCAACGAGGCCCTCCGGCAAGCCGGACGGGACCACTTCTACGGGACCGACGAGTCCTCCCTGGTGGAGCGCATCGGAGCGGAGGTTCAGGCGGTGGAGGGAGATCCCAGGAACCTCAAGGTCACATTCGAGGGGGATCTGTGA
- a CDS encoding type I 3-dehydroquinate dehydratase produces MPKLCLALGEESPARLLDKIHRYAGRVALIECRLDSLAQPQVPPLPADTGTEFIATCRPPREGGGYTGPEADRLNLLLEAARSGFHWVDVEHDVQELPPFPGTTRLIRSFHSFDSFPGDLNRLYSRLDALEGDVVKIAVMVSSTRELVTLLSWMESVPQGAAYVLLGMGDFGQPSRALGAFLGNAWTFVAEEEGEGTAPGQFSLETAVDLYRLDSWNQPPDLYAVLGNPVAHSRSPWIHNRLFKRHGLDRQLYLPIRLDELEPWFRYLEGSRLSFKGFSVTLPFKQDAAALASRDTAAAPAINTLVRNDGRWEGLNTDYRGFLRPLLSRASIRGREALILGNGGVAHTVAEALIARGARVTVAGRSPERVGRFARSYGCPHTVLPDLPASAFLCVNTTPVGQSPDEDASLLAEQDLRFEWVYDLVYQPEETKLLALATRKGIGTISGMEMFVEQAALQFSAWTGREPDRDSMLELVRSHPQDLASVG; encoded by the coding sequence ATGCCCAAACTCTGTCTTGCCCTGGGCGAGGAATCACCGGCACGCCTGTTGGACAAGATTCATCGATATGCGGGCCGGGTGGCCCTCATCGAATGCCGCCTGGACAGCCTCGCGCAACCTCAGGTCCCGCCCCTGCCGGCCGACACCGGGACCGAGTTCATCGCCACTTGCCGTCCCCCGCGCGAAGGGGGCGGCTACACGGGGCCGGAAGCCGATCGATTGAACCTGCTCCTGGAGGCCGCACGGAGCGGATTCCATTGGGTCGACGTCGAACATGACGTCCAGGAACTCCCGCCGTTTCCCGGCACGACACGCCTGATCCGGTCTTTCCACTCCTTCGACTCCTTTCCCGGAGATCTGAACCGGCTCTACTCCAGACTCGACGCCCTGGAAGGCGACGTGGTCAAGATCGCCGTGATGGTCTCCTCCACCCGGGAGTTGGTGACCCTGTTGAGCTGGATGGAATCGGTCCCCCAGGGGGCAGCCTACGTGCTCCTGGGCATGGGGGACTTCGGCCAGCCCTCCCGGGCCCTGGGTGCTTTCCTGGGGAACGCCTGGACCTTCGTGGCGGAGGAAGAGGGCGAGGGAACGGCTCCAGGCCAGTTCAGCCTGGAAACCGCCGTGGACCTCTACCGGCTCGACTCCTGGAATCAGCCTCCCGATCTGTATGCCGTTCTGGGGAATCCGGTGGCCCACTCCCGGTCTCCCTGGATCCACAACCGGCTCTTCAAGCGGCATGGGCTGGACCGCCAGCTCTACCTTCCGATTCGGCTGGACGAGCTGGAGCCGTGGTTCCGTTACCTGGAGGGCAGCCGGCTCTCCTTCAAGGGGTTCAGCGTGACGTTGCCGTTCAAGCAGGATGCCGCCGCCCTGGCATCCCGAGACACTGCCGCAGCGCCCGCAATCAACACGCTGGTGCGCAACGACGGCCGGTGGGAGGGCCTGAACACCGACTATCGCGGGTTCCTGCGGCCGCTTCTTTCCCGGGCCTCCATCCGCGGCAGAGAAGCGCTGATCCTGGGAAACGGCGGTGTCGCCCACACGGTGGCCGAGGCCTTGATCGCCCGGGGAGCGCGGGTAACGGTGGCCGGACGCAGTCCGGAACGGGTCGGACGGTTTGCGCGCTCGTACGGCTGTCCCCATACCGTCCTTCCGGACCTCCCCGCTTCCGCTTTTCTCTGCGTCAACACCACCCCGGTGGGCCAATCCCCGGACGAGGACGCCTCCCTGCTGGCCGAGCAGGACCTGCGGTTCGAGTGGGTCTATGACTTGGTCTACCAGCCGGAGGAGACGAAGCTCCTGGCGCTCGCGACCCGAAAGGGCATTGGAACCATTTCGGGAATGGAGATGTTCGTGGAGCAGGCGGCGCTCCAGTTCTCGGCCTGGACGGGCCGGGAGCCTGATCGGGACTCCATGCTGGAATTGGTCCGGAGCCACCCGCAGGATCTGGCGAGCGTCGGATGA